A single Caldalkalibacillus salinus DNA region contains:
- a CDS encoding sigma-70 family RNA polymerase sigma factor — protein MSHQNKRKMTSTTLDETLKQRVQQAIGSDRILYAFFQEPNHQTRLENVLSDPNEENMAALDRAFKEFYTEIRFIKYISKILYYEAIHFDQKERLTQKRMTLILDQTGEDDEEAWLSKLSNNHDEAVGETLDAQSENLEDLITNESVYHAFLSLTSKQRDILQLAYRDQLRDKDIAEQLGVSQQAISQSRRSALQKLKRALEGSAC, from the coding sequence ATGTCCCATCAGAACAAGAGGAAGATGACGTCCACAACATTAGATGAAACATTAAAACAGCGTGTTCAACAGGCCATTGGCTCAGATCGTATTTTATACGCCTTTTTTCAGGAACCAAATCATCAAACGCGACTTGAGAACGTCCTCTCTGACCCTAACGAAGAGAACATGGCTGCTTTAGACAGGGCATTCAAAGAATTTTACACTGAAATTCGATTCATCAAATATATCTCAAAAATATTATATTACGAAGCGATACACTTTGATCAAAAGGAAAGGCTGACACAAAAACGTATGACACTTATCCTTGATCAGACGGGTGAGGATGATGAGGAAGCATGGCTAAGCAAACTTTCCAATAATCATGACGAAGCTGTTGGTGAAACTTTAGATGCCCAATCGGAGAATCTAGAAGATTTAATAACCAACGAAAGTGTATACCATGCCTTCCTTTCTCTGACCTCCAAACAGAGAGACATATTACAGCTCGCTTATCGAGATCAACTGCGGGATAAGGACATTGCCGAGCAGTTAGGGGTCTCTCAGCAAGCGATTTCACAATCGCGACGGTCTGCATTACAAAAATTAAAACGAGCGTTAGAAGGGAGCGCATGTTAA
- a CDS encoding YvrJ family protein — protein sequence MTTMEMPMLIHILANFGFPIMITLYLLIRFETRIRKLEQAIIELKNVIHEWRINHHG from the coding sequence ATGACCACAATGGAAATGCCCATGCTGATTCATATCTTAGCTAATTTCGGCTTTCCTATTATGATCACATTATACTTATTAATTCGTTTTGAAACACGTATCAGGAAGTTGGAACAGGCCATCATTGAATTAAAGAATGTGATTCATGAATGGAGAATCAATCACCATGGGTAA
- a CDS encoding helix-turn-helix domain-containing protein, with amino-acid sequence MNGESITMGNLYQLLTLAQKRDKAALISLLQQFEPKVHQSLRRTTRQNRDDLKQVLHLKLLEAVSQFQTGNTPGFFDYIHHVHDRHTVGEPHKEKSVLA; translated from the coding sequence ATGAATGGAGAATCAATCACCATGGGTAACTTATATCAATTATTGACACTTGCCCAAAAAAGGGACAAGGCGGCTCTAATCAGCCTTTTGCAGCAATTTGAACCAAAAGTACACCAATCTTTGCGCAGGACCACACGCCAAAATCGAGATGACCTGAAACAGGTGCTCCACCTTAAACTTCTAGAGGCTGTATCACAGTTCCAAACGGGAAATACACCAGGTTTTTTTGACTATATCCATCACGTTCATGACAGGCATACTGTAGGAGAGCCTCATAAAGAGAAAAGCGTGCTAGCTTAG
- a CDS encoding PAS domain S-box protein produces the protein MSKEIYRSHEQIEKSIGMLLRHVSDMVFLIQVENENAGVFRCIDINDTYEHVTGLSKNEIIGKRIEEIMDEPYATFVIQQYTKAISTQKVIHYNEHIQFPKGLIKMNIFLVPMFNKAGRCTHILGIASDISDADLGLDYLNHRFESVVQTAQDAIILADQHMEVIYWNRGAETIFGYQANEVLGKKLDIIIPDQYREAHKKGIERYLKTGEKKVLGRTIELSGLRKDGVEFPIELSLNSWRMGHKEYFSSIIRDITERKQSEEKLRKREEVYRKIVEHSPDAVIIIKDRKVLYINQTGVNLLGYNAKEELLHLSIYDYIHPDYHEAVEERLKRMEAGVSVELLEEVFVKKDGTLIDVEVKAIPTIFEDEPAFHVIVRDITERKRTRELLQDSEKRSVVGQLAAGIAHEIRNPLTSLKGFLQLMDQTEFAQTNYYQIMNSELERIEYISSELLVLAKPQSVEYKPVNIPQMLLNVIPLMETRAIMHNVEIITHLAEDIPYVKGDNNHLKQVFINFIKNAIEAMPKGGRIHIEVEVERQPTPQVIVSVKDEGRGIPENEIKKLGQPFYSTKEKGTGLGLMVSFKIIEDHGGWIEINSEVNKGTVISVHLPFDQSHTTNM, from the coding sequence GTGTCAAAAGAAATATATCGCTCACATGAACAGATTGAGAAAAGTATTGGTATGTTACTAAGGCATGTGTCGGACATGGTTTTTCTTATCCAGGTCGAGAATGAAAATGCTGGTGTGTTCCGATGTATTGACATCAATGATACTTATGAACATGTCACCGGATTATCAAAAAATGAGATCATCGGGAAGAGAATTGAGGAGATAATGGATGAACCGTACGCCACTTTTGTCATCCAACAGTATACAAAAGCCATATCTACACAAAAAGTGATCCATTATAACGAGCATATCCAGTTTCCAAAAGGACTCATCAAAATGAATATTTTCTTAGTACCAATGTTTAATAAAGCGGGTCGGTGTACACACATACTCGGTATCGCCTCTGATATTAGCGATGCTGACCTAGGTCTCGATTATCTTAATCATAGATTCGAATCTGTCGTGCAGACGGCACAGGATGCTATTATATTGGCGGATCAGCATATGGAAGTGATCTATTGGAATAGAGGGGCTGAAACGATCTTTGGCTATCAAGCCAACGAGGTCTTAGGCAAAAAATTAGACATCATTATTCCTGATCAGTATAGGGAAGCGCACAAGAAAGGCATTGAAAGATACCTTAAGACGGGTGAAAAGAAAGTACTAGGTCGCACCATTGAGTTATCGGGTCTGAGAAAAGACGGGGTAGAGTTCCCAATAGAATTGTCTCTTAACTCGTGGAGAATGGGGCACAAGGAATATTTTAGCTCCATTATCCGCGATATCACAGAGCGTAAACAGAGTGAAGAAAAGTTACGTAAGCGGGAAGAAGTGTATCGCAAAATCGTCGAGCACTCCCCAGATGCCGTTATTATTATTAAAGACAGAAAGGTTTTGTATATCAATCAAACGGGTGTGAACCTCTTGGGCTACAATGCCAAAGAAGAACTGCTTCACCTTTCAATCTATGATTATATCCACCCTGACTATCATGAAGCTGTCGAGGAACGATTGAAGAGGATGGAAGCGGGCGTCTCAGTTGAACTATTAGAGGAGGTATTTGTTAAAAAGGACGGCACCCTGATAGACGTAGAAGTGAAGGCCATACCGACCATTTTTGAGGATGAACCGGCTTTTCACGTGATCGTTCGGGATATCACCGAAAGGAAAAGAACGAGAGAACTCCTTCAGGACTCAGAAAAACGTTCAGTCGTCGGTCAGTTAGCCGCAGGTATTGCACATGAAATCAGAAATCCACTTACGTCATTAAAAGGTTTTTTACAATTAATGGATCAGACAGAGTTTGCCCAAACCAATTACTATCAGATTATGAATTCAGAATTGGAACGGATTGAATACATATCGAGTGAACTCTTAGTGTTAGCCAAGCCCCAATCAGTTGAGTACAAGCCCGTTAACATTCCTCAAATGCTGTTGAATGTCATACCCTTAATGGAGACCAGGGCAATTATGCATAACGTAGAAATTATCACTCACCTAGCAGAGGACATCCCTTATGTAAAAGGGGATAACAACCATCTCAAACAGGTCTTTATCAATTTTATTAAAAATGCGATCGAAGCGATGCCTAAGGGCGGTCGTATACATATCGAGGTAGAAGTAGAACGACAGCCCACACCCCAAGTGATCGTTAGCGTGAAGGATGAAGGGCGGGGCATTCCCGAAAATGAAATTAAAAAATTAGGCCAGCCGTTCTACTCTACAAAGGAAAAAGGGACAGGGCTCGGCCTTATGGTGAGCTTTAAAATCATTGAGGATCACGGCGGGTGGATTGAAATCAATAGTGAGGTTAATAAAGGTACTGTGATCAGTGTCCATTTACCTTTTGATCAAAGCCATACCACAAATATGTAG
- a CDS encoding coproporphyrinogen III oxidase, translated as MNIEVYGLPEHLHRPMELLTQLFYESPTLQFYTAESGDQHDNPHHEKRVDLENDNHDNQKPHNSDGEHTLKGDTENTLKIEVNFEREVEPDNDSVTVRSHVKLEDLQSGQHVENTFEASFPSFATEKDQKRAYKHCLNHNVLDVLQSFTGVIQPWGILTGIRPTKLLHNMLQEGQPLEKAHDSLRQRYRIQDDKINLMQNIVDRQLEVVPDLHDLNREVSIYIGIPFCPTKCAYCTFPAYSIQGQQGSVGAFLEGLHYEIKHTGQWLRDHGIGITTVYFGGGTPTSIEAEQMDALYEEMYRSLPGMEQVRELTVEAGRPDTITPEKIDVLKKHHIDRISINPQSYTEDTLQAIGRHHSVEETIEKYKMAKARGLNNINMDLIIGLPGEGVKELEHSLEETAKLRPESLTVHTLSFKRASAMTKNREKYQVANRDEIVQMMQLASDWTQAQGYHPYYLYRQKNILGNLENVGYALQGKDSIYNIMIMEEKQTIIGLGCGASSKWVHPVTGKITRFANPKEPRAYNEGYQDYTQKKLEILEALYAKHHTVDIK; from the coding sequence ATGAACATTGAAGTATACGGACTACCTGAACATTTACATCGACCCATGGAACTGCTGACGCAGCTGTTCTATGAGTCACCGACGTTGCAATTTTATACAGCAGAGAGTGGAGATCAACACGACAATCCACATCATGAGAAACGTGTTGATTTAGAAAACGATAACCACGATAACCAAAAGCCACATAACAGTGACGGTGAGCACACGCTAAAAGGTGATACTGAGAACACGCTAAAAATCGAAGTGAATTTTGAACGGGAAGTGGAACCAGACAACGATAGTGTCACTGTCCGTTCCCACGTCAAGTTAGAGGATCTCCAATCCGGTCAGCATGTTGAAAACACGTTTGAAGCATCATTCCCATCGTTTGCAACTGAAAAGGATCAAAAACGGGCGTATAAGCACTGTCTCAATCATAATGTGCTAGATGTTTTACAATCTTTTACCGGTGTCATTCAGCCGTGGGGCATCTTAACAGGGATACGACCGACGAAACTGCTCCACAACATGCTACAGGAAGGGCAACCGTTGGAGAAAGCACACGACAGCCTCCGACAACGTTATCGGATACAGGATGACAAGATCAATCTGATGCAAAACATCGTGGATCGGCAGCTCGAGGTCGTACCCGATCTGCATGATCTCAATCGGGAGGTCAGTATATATATCGGCATCCCTTTTTGCCCAACGAAATGTGCCTACTGTACTTTCCCGGCGTACAGTATTCAAGGACAACAAGGGTCCGTTGGTGCCTTCTTAGAAGGACTGCATTATGAAATTAAGCACACGGGTCAATGGCTCCGAGATCATGGGATAGGTATTACCACCGTTTATTTCGGAGGAGGTACACCAACGAGTATAGAGGCGGAGCAAATGGATGCCCTCTATGAGGAGATGTATCGCTCCCTTCCTGGCATGGAACAGGTACGTGAACTAACAGTTGAAGCTGGACGTCCTGACACCATTACACCTGAAAAAATTGACGTCTTAAAGAAACATCATATTGATCGCATTAGCATTAATCCGCAATCCTACACGGAGGATACGTTACAAGCGATTGGGCGTCATCATTCTGTTGAGGAAACGATTGAGAAGTATAAGATGGCAAAGGCTCGCGGACTTAATAACATCAATATGGACCTGATTATCGGTCTGCCTGGTGAAGGTGTCAAGGAATTGGAACACTCATTAGAGGAGACGGCCAAACTTAGACCCGAATCCTTGACCGTTCATACGCTATCTTTTAAACGAGCGTCAGCCATGACCAAGAATCGGGAGAAGTATCAAGTGGCCAATCGAGATGAGATTGTTCAGATGATGCAGCTGGCTTCCGATTGGACACAAGCCCAAGGCTACCATCCGTACTACCTCTATCGTCAGAAGAATATCCTTGGGAACCTTGAAAATGTCGGCTATGCCCTCCAAGGCAAGGACAGTATTTACAACATCATGATTATGGAGGAAAAGCAAACGATTATCGGACTAGGCTGTGGGGCGTCTAGTAAGTGGGTTCACCCCGTTACAGGGAAGATCACGCGATTTGCGAATCCCAAGGAACCCCGAGCGTACAATGAAGGCTATCAGGACTACACTCAGAAAAAGCTTGAAATCTTAGAAGCGCTTTATGCAAAGCACCACACCGTCGATATCAAATGA
- a CDS encoding host-nuclease inhibitor Gam family protein, with protein sequence MPHARKKESTSSQDTTSASLSLTEDKCSRYIALQAEMKRLEGELSQLKKEIHHYFDQTQGEGHRGERQIGSYKITRQIRVSKQYDKAKTVNRLEELQLTDCIDVERKPNAEKIEAAISLGLMSADKIKDCISEKKTKAIQVKQV encoded by the coding sequence GTGCCACACGCTAGGAAAAAAGAGTCCACATCTAGCCAAGACACTACGTCTGCATCTCTCAGTTTAACGGAAGACAAGTGTTCTAGGTATATCGCTTTACAAGCGGAAATGAAACGTCTTGAAGGTGAGCTATCACAGTTGAAGAAAGAGATCCATCACTATTTTGATCAAACGCAAGGAGAGGGTCACCGGGGAGAAAGACAGATTGGTTCCTACAAAATCACCAGACAAATCCGTGTCTCCAAACAGTATGATAAAGCCAAGACGGTCAACCGTTTAGAAGAACTGCAATTAACGGATTGTATAGACGTCGAACGTAAGCCGAACGCAGAGAAAATAGAAGCCGCCATTTCTTTAGGGCTCATGTCTGCTGATAAAATAAAAGATTGTATCAGTGAGAAAAAGACCAAAGCGATACAAGTGAAACAAGTATAA
- the nadE gene encoding ammonia-dependent NAD(+) synthetase: MKPLQKQIIEALEVKPQIDPNEEIRRSVDFLKDYMKAHPFLRSFVLGLSLGQDSTLTGRLAQMAVNELNEELGESKYTFIGVRLPYGEQKDEEDADLVMDFIQPDELVTVNVKGAVDASVQALEAAGIELNNFLKGNEKARERMKVQFSIAGARQGVVLGTDHSAEAVTGFFTKYGDGAADLVPIFRLNKRQGKMLLKALGCPEKLYEKVPTADLEDDKPQLPDEVALGVTYDEIDDYLEGKEIKEESAQRIESLFLKTRHKRQDPVTVFDQWWKE; encoded by the coding sequence TTGAAACCATTACAAAAACAGATTATAGAAGCATTAGAAGTCAAACCACAGATCGACCCGAACGAAGAAATTCGCCGCAGTGTTGATTTCCTAAAAGACTACATGAAGGCGCACCCCTTTCTAAGAAGCTTTGTACTAGGCTTATCTTTAGGACAAGATTCTACCTTAACAGGGAGATTAGCCCAGATGGCCGTTAACGAGTTAAATGAGGAGTTAGGTGAAAGTAAGTATACCTTTATCGGGGTAAGATTACCGTACGGTGAGCAAAAAGACGAAGAAGATGCTGATCTTGTTATGGACTTTATACAACCTGATGAATTAGTGACCGTTAATGTTAAGGGGGCTGTCGATGCCAGTGTGCAAGCCCTTGAAGCAGCAGGGATTGAGTTAAACAATTTTCTTAAGGGTAATGAGAAGGCTAGAGAGCGCATGAAGGTCCAGTTCAGTATCGCCGGTGCGCGCCAGGGTGTTGTACTAGGAACGGATCATTCAGCCGAGGCCGTGACGGGATTCTTCACTAAATATGGAGACGGAGCAGCGGATCTCGTTCCCATCTTTCGGTTGAATAAACGCCAAGGAAAAATGCTGCTCAAAGCTTTAGGATGCCCTGAAAAGCTGTATGAAAAAGTACCGACAGCGGACTTAGAAGATGATAAACCACAACTGCCAGATGAAGTGGCCCTCGGTGTCACTTATGATGAAATAGATGATTACCTAGAAGGTAAAGAGATTAAAGAGGAAAGCGCTCAGAGAATAGAGTCATTATTCTTAAAAACGCGACATAAGCGCCAGGATCCTGTTACAGTCTTTGATCAATGGTGGAAAGAATAA
- a CDS encoding cysteine hydrolase family protein, translating to MVNQTVTKALINIDYTYDFVAEDGRLTCGEPGQAIEEKICELTQAFIDEGAFVAFAIDLHHEDDRYHPETALFPPHNVAGTKGRQLYGRLEDVYLTHQAKPNVYYTDKTRYSAFAGTDLDLQLRARGIQELHLVGVCTDICVLHTAVDAYNLGYKLVIHQQAVASFNTQGHEWALGHFKNCLGADVR from the coding sequence ATGGTCAATCAAACGGTTACTAAAGCACTCATTAACATTGATTATACGTACGATTTCGTTGCAGAGGATGGCCGATTGACGTGCGGTGAACCGGGCCAAGCCATTGAAGAAAAGATTTGTGAACTGACTCAGGCATTTATAGATGAAGGTGCCTTTGTTGCTTTTGCTATAGATCTGCATCACGAAGATGATCGTTACCACCCTGAGACAGCGTTATTCCCACCCCATAATGTAGCAGGGACGAAAGGGAGACAGCTTTACGGACGCTTGGAAGACGTATATCTAACGCATCAAGCGAAACCAAACGTTTATTACACAGATAAGACGCGATACAGTGCCTTTGCCGGGACAGATCTCGACCTTCAACTCCGTGCTCGAGGCATTCAAGAGCTCCATCTTGTAGGCGTTTGTACTGATATTTGTGTCTTACATACCGCTGTCGATGCATACAACCTAGGTTATAAGCTCGTGATTCATCAGCAAGCTGTGGCGAGTTTTAACACGCAGGGACATGAGTGGGCTCTGGGACACTTTAAAAACTGCTTAGGTGCGGACGTTCGCTAA
- a CDS encoding DUF3298 and DUF4163 domain-containing protein has translation MNGVQLPVLVHPRTLSAPHVEITYPEISGTHRMAQERINAVINRTVHELIRDQGYYHTPHMEMTGTFEIKTNERGILSLTLSNYAYAPGAAHGLTLMYALTFDIHTGRTYSLAELFKPGADYVNRLSTLVQQQIESRQLPILAPFEGIQPNQPYYIADKALVLYYPLYELVPYVYGFPYFPISVYDIQDILDEEGPLGRMLY, from the coding sequence ATGAACGGTGTACAACTGCCCGTCTTAGTACATCCTAGAACATTATCGGCACCCCATGTCGAAATTACCTATCCGGAAATATCAGGTACTCATCGTATGGCTCAAGAACGCATTAATGCGGTCATAAACCGAACCGTCCACGAATTAATTCGCGATCAAGGATATTATCATACGCCTCATATGGAGATGACGGGGACGTTTGAAATTAAAACAAATGAAAGAGGGATTTTAAGTTTAACTCTGTCTAATTATGCGTACGCCCCTGGCGCTGCACATGGTTTGACCTTAATGTATGCCCTGACCTTTGACATACATACGGGTCGTACTTACAGCTTAGCGGAACTATTTAAGCCCGGGGCAGATTACGTGAATCGTCTCTCTACACTTGTTCAGCAACAAATAGAATCAAGGCAACTCCCCATACTGGCACCGTTTGAAGGCATTCAACCCAATCAGCCTTACTATATCGCAGATAAAGCTCTTGTCCTATATTATCCGCTTTATGAGTTAGTGCCTTACGTTTATGGGTTTCCGTATTTCCCAATTTCCGTATACGACATACAGGATATACTGGATGAAGAAGGACCATTGGGTCGGATGTTGTACTAA
- a CDS encoding SDR family oxidoreductase, producing the protein MDLNLQGKVALVVASSQGLGKAVAKALVQEGAHVMLTSRDERKLKDVQQSFEQLGGGKVAYQVADITKKEDIQALVQATRDQLGRIDILVNNAGGPPGGTFEDFEDEQWQQAFELNLLSYIRLIREALPDLKAAQSGRIINIASSSIKQPIHGLILSNTFRLGILGLAKSLAEELAPHGVLVHTIGPGRIATDRVASLDQKKADSLGMTREEVAEQSKKAIPLERYGDPEEFAKVAAFFASDACTYMTGGAFLVDGGMVKAI; encoded by the coding sequence ATGGATTTAAATTTACAGGGGAAAGTGGCCCTCGTTGTTGCTTCTAGTCAAGGGTTAGGAAAAGCGGTCGCGAAGGCGCTCGTACAAGAGGGCGCACATGTGATGTTGACAAGCCGAGATGAGCGTAAATTAAAAGACGTACAACAATCGTTTGAACAGCTAGGTGGAGGAAAAGTGGCTTATCAAGTAGCGGATATCACTAAGAAAGAGGATATCCAAGCCCTTGTCCAAGCTACAAGAGATCAATTAGGGCGGATAGATATATTAGTCAATAATGCAGGAGGTCCTCCGGGAGGGACGTTTGAAGATTTTGAAGATGAACAGTGGCAACAAGCGTTTGAACTGAACTTACTGAGCTATATACGTCTGATTCGAGAGGCCTTACCTGACCTGAAAGCAGCTCAGTCTGGCCGTATTATTAATATCGCCTCATCCTCAATCAAGCAACCGATTCACGGTTTAATCTTATCGAATACCTTTCGCTTAGGGATATTAGGATTGGCAAAATCCTTAGCCGAAGAACTCGCTCCACACGGTGTCCTTGTGCATACGATAGGACCTGGTCGTATCGCAACGGACCGAGTGGCCTCACTAGACCAGAAGAAAGCCGATTCACTCGGTATGACACGTGAAGAGGTAGCCGAGCAATCTAAAAAAGCCATTCCACTGGAGCGTTACGGCGATCCTGAGGAGTTTGCTAAAGTAGCGGCATTCTTTGCGTCTGACGCCTGCACATACATGACGGGTGGTGCTTTTCTTGTAGATGGCGGGATGGTGAAGGCCATCTAG
- a CDS encoding GNAT family N-acetyltransferase, with amino-acid sequence MIQPTQIKVTGQQVTLRSIKKEDIPTLYHLMYGERHPEWKKWDAPYIPLNPTSYEDFSASIKRHIETVSTPSRLVIEADQHVIGTVSYYWMHEASKWLEVGIVIFKPQYWNGGYGSEALSMWRDLLFSSDLQLVRLGLTTWSGNIRMVRCAEKIGMIEEARIRKARYYDGVYYDSIKMGMLREEWDELVSS; translated from the coding sequence TTGATCCAGCCAACCCAAATCAAAGTCACAGGTCAACAGGTCACTTTAAGGAGTATCAAAAAAGAGGATATCCCAACGTTGTATCATCTTATGTATGGTGAAAGACACCCTGAATGGAAAAAGTGGGATGCGCCATATATCCCTTTGAATCCCACAAGCTATGAAGATTTTTCTGCCTCCATTAAGCGTCATATAGAAACGGTATCAACGCCGTCTAGACTGGTCATAGAAGCAGACCAACACGTTATTGGGACCGTCAGCTATTATTGGATGCACGAGGCATCAAAATGGCTTGAAGTCGGGATTGTTATATTTAAACCTCAGTATTGGAACGGCGGGTACGGTTCAGAAGCCTTATCCATGTGGCGAGACCTTCTATTCAGCTCTGACCTTCAGCTTGTCAGATTGGGATTAACCACTTGGTCAGGTAATATTAGAATGGTCCGTTGTGCTGAGAAAATCGGCATGATAGAAGAAGCTAGGATTCGCAAAGCCCGCTACTATGATGGTGTTTACTATGATTCTATTAAAATGGGCATGTTACGCGAGGAATGGGATGAGCTTGTATCCAGCTAA
- a CDS encoding NRDE family protein, protein MCLILFAYKVHPQYPLVVAANRDEFYNRPTAHAHFWEDHAHVLAGRDLESMGTWMGVTTDGRFAALTNYRHPKENAVGKQSRGHLVSQYLIRQEEAEGYLRSVAQQRDVYQGYNLLVGNLSALFYYSNRENNIRRLKAGIYGLSNHLLDSDWPKVNIGKALMAHTLQHVKKERAIVDDLFNILERTDPAPDAQLPDTGVPLDWERFLSPLFIQGQEYGTRSSTVLLMTNDRLHFTERAFSLAGDVNESTFHVPLR, encoded by the coding sequence GTGTGTTTAATCCTATTTGCCTACAAAGTTCACCCGCAGTATCCTTTGGTTGTAGCAGCCAATCGGGATGAATTTTATAATCGTCCGACGGCACACGCACATTTTTGGGAAGATCATGCGCATGTCTTAGCGGGGCGTGATTTAGAAAGCATGGGAACATGGATGGGCGTCACAACGGATGGAAGATTTGCTGCGCTTACAAATTATCGACATCCAAAAGAAAATGCGGTTGGAAAACAATCTCGTGGACACTTAGTGAGTCAATATTTGATACGTCAAGAAGAAGCGGAAGGGTACCTACGGAGTGTGGCTCAGCAACGTGACGTGTACCAAGGGTATAACCTGTTGGTGGGTAACTTGTCAGCACTGTTTTACTATTCAAATAGAGAAAATAATATCCGACGTCTTAAGGCTGGAATTTACGGTTTGAGTAATCATTTACTTGATAGTGATTGGCCCAAGGTTAATATCGGGAAAGCGCTTATGGCCCATACGTTACAACATGTGAAAAAGGAACGAGCAATCGTCGATGACCTGTTCAATATTCTCGAGCGCACGGACCCGGCACCAGATGCACAGCTTCCTGATACAGGCGTCCCCCTTGACTGGGAACGATTCCTCTCGCCCCTATTTATCCAAGGGCAAGAGTATGGGACTCGCAGTTCAACGGTCTTACTGATGACAAATGATCGTCTTCACTTTACAGAACGCGCTTTTTCGTTAGCAGGTGATGTTAATGAAAGCACCTTCCATGTCCCGTTGAGGTGA
- a CDS encoding dicarboxylate/amino acid:cation symporter — protein MSLTKKILIGMGLGILVGLILNGMPIYEPISAYILNPLGTIFINFIKMLVVPIVVISLILGTAGISDPKKLGRLTGKTIGYFLVTTSVALIIAISLATVFKPGIGDYSLEGAEFEGESAPPVVDTLLNIIPTNPLNAMVEGNMLQVIFFSILVGYALARLGDKTEGIKKLVEQANDVLMFLVGLAMKLAPYGAFGLIAVAIGGQGYDAILAMGKYFLLVLLALGIHLFVTYGTAVATLGKMNPITFIKKFSPAMVVAFSTSSSSATLPVSMDKAQKELNVPKSVSGFVQPLGATINMDGTAIMQGVATVFIAQLVGANLGVSEILIVVLTATLASIGTAGVPGVGIIMLSMVLTSVNLPVEAIALVLGVDRLLDMTRTAVNITGDAACAVVVSKSEEKHVTTHHDDTVSV, from the coding sequence ATGTCGTTAACCAAAAAGATTTTAATCGGTATGGGACTAGGTATCCTAGTTGGATTAATCTTAAATGGGATGCCGATTTATGAGCCGATCAGTGCTTATATCTTAAATCCATTAGGCACCATTTTTATCAATTTCATTAAAATGTTAGTTGTGCCTATTGTCGTCATCTCACTCATACTCGGGACGGCCGGTATCAGTGATCCTAAAAAGCTCGGGCGCTTAACGGGTAAAACCATCGGATATTTTCTTGTGACGACTTCTGTTGCTCTTATCATAGCCATTAGTTTAGCTACCGTTTTTAAACCTGGCATAGGTGATTACTCTCTAGAAGGGGCTGAGTTTGAAGGAGAAAGTGCCCCTCCAGTCGTAGATACGTTGCTTAACATCATTCCAACGAACCCATTGAATGCGATGGTAGAGGGAAACATGTTACAGGTCATTTTCTTCTCCATTCTCGTTGGGTATGCTTTAGCACGATTAGGAGATAAGACGGAAGGTATTAAAAAACTAGTCGAACAGGCCAATGATGTTCTCATGTTCCTAGTTGGATTAGCTATGAAGCTTGCACCATACGGGGCGTTTGGTCTTATTGCCGTTGCTATAGGTGGGCAAGGATATGATGCTATATTGGCCATGGGTAAGTACTTCCTACTCGTGTTACTGGCGTTAGGGATACACTTGTTTGTCACTTATGGTACTGCCGTTGCAACGCTTGGTAAAATGAATCCTATCACATTTATTAAAAAGTTCTCACCTGCTATGGTCGTTGCTTTTAGTACGTCTAGTAGTTCGGCCACACTCCCAGTGTCTATGGACAAAGCGCAGAAAGAATTAAACGTTCCTAAAAGTGTCAGTGGTTTTGTTCAACCTCTGGGCGCCACTATTAATATGGACGGAACAGCGATTATGCAAGGGGTTGCAACAGTATTCATCGCGCAGTTGGTCGGTGCTAATTTAGGTGTATCTGAAATACTCATTGTCGTACTCACGGCAACGCTAGCTAGTATTGGGACGGCTGGTGTGCCAGGTGTGGGGATCATTATGTTATCTATGGTGTTAACATCAGTCAACCTTCCAGTTGAAGCCATCGCCTTAGTCTTAGGGGTTGACAGATTACTAGACATGACTCGTACCGCCGTAAACATTACAGGAGATGCCGCGTGTGCGGTTGTGGTGTCGAAGTCAGAAGAAAAACACGTGACCACACACCATGATGACACCGTCAGTGTGTAA